The following DNA comes from Gordonia zhaorongruii.
GCGGGACAGCGCCGACAGCGCGTCCATCGCCTCCGTGTCGGTGATCGGCAGGTACTCGGCACGCCCGATCTCGCGCAGATGCGCGTGTTCGGGACCCACACCCGGGTAGTCCAGGCCCGCGGAGATCGAATGCGACTCGATGGTCTGACCGTCCTCGTCCTGCAGCAGGTAGGAGTAGGCGCCTTGGAACGCTCCGGGCGTTCCCCCGGTGAACGTCGCGGCGTGCCGCCCGGTGTCGACGCCGTCGCCCGCAGCTTCGTAGCCGACGAGGCGGACCCCGTCGTCGTCGATGAACGGGTGGAAGATGCCGATGGCGTTCGAGCCGCCGCCGACGCACGCCGTGACGGCATCGGGCAGCGCACCGGTCTTGTCCAGGATCTGCCGACGGGACTCCATGCCGATGATCCGCTGGAAATCGCGTACCAGCATGGGGAACGGGTGCGGTCCGGCCGCGGTGCCGAAGCAGTAGTAGGTGTCGTCCGCGTTGGTCACCCAGTCGCGGAGTGCTTCGTTGATCGCATCCTTCAGGGTCGCCGATCCGGATTCGACCGCGACGACCGTCGCACCGAGCAGTTGCATCCGCGCGACGTTCAGCGACTGCCGCTCGGTGTCGACGCGCCCCATGTAGATGAGGCAGTCGAGGCCGAGGAGCGCACACGCGGTCGCGGTGGCGACGCCGTGCTGGCCCGCACCGGTCTCGGCGATGACGCGTGTCTTGCCCATCCGCTGGGCGAGCAGTGCCTGGCCGAGCACGTTGTTGATCTTGTGCGAGCCGGTGTGGTTCAGGTCCTCGCGTTTGAGGAACAGGCGTGCGCCGCCTGCAGCCTCGCTCATGCGGGTCGCCTCGTACAGGGGCGACGGGCGACCCGCGTAGTCGCGCTGCAGCCGGTCGAGTTCGTCCAGGAATCCCTGATCGGCACGCAGCTTCTCGTAAGTCGCGGTGACCTCCTCGATCACCGCCATCAGGGCCTCGGGGACGTGCCTGCCGCCGAAGAGACCCCAGTGCCCCGTCTCGTCCGGACCGATCGGCGCGATGTTCGCGACGCCGTCGCTGGCCTTCGGGAAGTCCGCTGCCGGA
Coding sequences within:
- the trpB gene encoding tryptophan synthase subunit beta, producing the protein MTDRSSPDHSPVPPAADFPKASDGVANIAPIGPDETGHWGLFGGRHVPEALMAVIEEVTATYEKLRADQGFLDELDRLQRDYAGRPSPLYEATRMSEAAGGARLFLKREDLNHTGSHKINNVLGQALLAQRMGKTRVIAETGAGQHGVATATACALLGLDCLIYMGRVDTERQSLNVARMQLLGATVVAVESGSATLKDAINEALRDWVTNADDTYYCFGTAAGPHPFPMLVRDFQRIIGMESRRQILDKTGALPDAVTACVGGGSNAIGIFHPFIDDDGVRLVGYEAAGDGVDTGRHAATFTGGTPGAFQGAYSYLLQDEDGQTIESHSISAGLDYPGVGPEHAHLREIGRAEYLPITDTEAMDALSALSRLEGIIPAVESAHAVAGALKLGRELGEGAVIVVNLSGRGDKDMDTAMEWFGLGGRPPSETEYAAMLAEKASATTAGDDK